From the genome of Mycobacterium kansasii ATCC 12478:
CCACAGTTCGAGGTGATGTACCTGCTGACCGGCTGCGATGCCGCGGCGGCGGACACGCTGCGCGACCGGCTCGCGGAGCTGGGGGATTCGGTGGCGATCGCGGCCGCCCCGTCGCAGAGTTATTCGGTGCACGTACACACCGACGACGCGGGCGCCGCCGTGGAAGCCGGACTGACGGCCGGGCAGCTGAGCAGGATCGTCATCTCGGCGCTGAGCTCCGGTGCCAACGGGCTGCCGGCGGGCAGCTGGACACGCGAACGCGCCGTACTGGCCGTCGTCGACGGCGACGGCGCCGCTGAGCTGTTCGCCGGAGAAGGCGCGTGTGTGCTGCGACCCGGCCCGGATGCCAGTCCGGGCTCGGCGCCGGCAGCCGATATCAGCGCCCATCAGTTGGTGCGGGCCGTGGTGGACACCGGTGCCGCCCAGGTGATGGTGCTGCCCAACGGCTACGTCGCCGTCGAGGAGCTGGTGGCGGGCTGTACCGCGGCTCTGGGATGGGGTGTCGACGTGGTCCCGGTCCCTACCGGGTCGATGGTCCAGGGGCTGGCCGCCCTGGCTGTGCACGACCCGGCCAGCCAGGCCGTCGACGACGGCTACACCATGGCCCGGGCCGCCGGGGCTGCCCGGCACGGGTCGGTGCGTACGGCTACCCAGCGGGCGTTGACGTGGGCGGGTACCTGTGAGCCGGGTGACGGGCTGGGCATCGCCGGTGACGAGGTGCTGATCGTCGCCCGCGACGTTGCCGGCGCGGCGATCGGTCTGCTCGATCTGTTGTTGGCCTCGGGGGGCGACCTGGTGACGGTGCTGGTGGGCGCCGGCATCGACGACGAGGATGCTGCGGTCCTGAGCGATCTGCTGGACAAGCACATGCACGACCGTCATCCGGGCACCGAGTTGGTGACCTACCGCACCGGTCATCGCGGTGACGCGCTGTTGATCGGGGTCGAGTAGCCGTGGTGTCACTGAGCGACCGGTTGATCTTCGTTCTGGGCGCCCCGTCGGCCAAGCCGCTCGAGGAGGAGTTCGGCA
Proteins encoded in this window:
- a CDS encoding DAK2 domain-containing protein, whose translation is MGTSGRLLDASALRDWAHIVVSDLITHIDEINRLNVFPVADADTGANMLFTMRAALAEADAVGAASVARVAAALSSGAHNGARGNSGVIVSQILRGIADVTAEAAADGALPAIDAVLLAAALWRGVELVIASMGGAEVPGTIVSVLRAAAAAVEQCAGTGETLAQAVTAAGDAAVVALEKTPEQLAVLADAGVVDAGGRGLVVMLDALRSTLTGHTPTRSVYEPAPRPLLAEAPARPAPQFEVMYLLTGCDAAAADTLRDRLAELGDSVAIAAAPSQSYSVHVHTDDAGAAVEAGLTAGQLSRIVISALSSGANGLPAGSWTRERAVLAVVDGDGAAELFAGEGACVLRPGPDASPGSAPAADISAHQLVRAVVDTGAAQVMVLPNGYVAVEELVAGCTAALGWGVDVVPVPTGSMVQGLAALAVHDPASQAVDDGYTMARAAGAARHGSVRTATQRALTWAGTCEPGDGLGIAGDEVLIVARDVAGAAIGLLDLLLASGGDLVTVLVGAGIDDEDAAVLSDLLDKHMHDRHPGTELVTYRTGHRGDALLIGVE